A genome region from Microtus ochrogaster isolate Prairie Vole_2 chromosome 1, MicOch1.0, whole genome shotgun sequence includes the following:
- the Trmt5 gene encoding tRNA (guanine(37)-N1)-methyltransferase isoform X2, which produces MPEIEASVKDTELFSPPSKVRGMTELDRTAFKKTVSIPVLKVRKEVVNRLMRALKRVALQRPGIKRVIEDPDDGDTRLIMLDPFKMLTVDSFEKTELGVLEELAVNPQLSEYNLELTYENFKSEEILRAVLPEGQDVTSGFSRVGHIAHLNLRDHQLPFKHLIGQVMIDKNPGITSAVNKTSNIDNTYRNFQMEVLSGEENMLTKVRENNYTYEFDFSKVYWNPRLSTEHGRITELLNPGDVLFDVFAGVGPFAIPAARKNCTVFANDLNPESHKWLLHNCKLNKVDQKVKVFNMDGKDFLQGPVREELMLRLGPSAEAKPSVHFVMNLPAKAIEFLSVFKSLLDGQPCSSERLPTVHCYCFSKDANPAKDVCQQAGAVLGISLEESSSVHLVRNVAPNKEMLCITFQIPAATLYGNRALSLENFEEPSLKRQRTDDSFSEPQITSNS; this is translated from the exons ATGCCAGAAATAGAAGCAAGTGTGAAAGATACTGAACTATTTTCCCCACCCTCTAAGGTGCGAGGAATGACAGAACTTGATAGAACAGCTTTTAAAAAGACGGTGTCCATCCCAGTGCTCAAAGTGAGAAAAGAAGTAGTCAACAGGTTGATGCGCGCCCTCAAGAGGGTGGCTCTGCAGCGTCCGGGCATAAAGCGTGTCATTGAAGACCCTGATGATGGAGATACTAGACTGATCATGTTGGATCCCTTCAAAATGCTGACCGTTGATTCCTTTGAGAAAACAGAACTCGGTGTTTTAGAAGAACTTGCTGTCAATCCACAGCTGTCCGAATACAATTTGGAGCTAACTTACGAGAATTTTAAATCAGAGGAAATTTTGAGAGCTGTGCTTCCCGAGGGTCAAGACGTGACCTCGGGGTTCAGCAGGGTTGGACACATTGCACACCTGAATCTCCGAGATCATCAGCTCCCGTTCAAGCATTTGATTG GTCAAGTTATGATTGACAAAAACCCAGGAATCACCTCTGCAGTAAATAAAACCAGCAATATTGACAATACATACCGAAATTTCCAAATGGAGGTGTTGTCTGGAGAGGAGAATATGCTGACCAAG GTTCGAGAAAACAACTACACGTACGAGTTCGATTTCTCCAAAGTCTATTGGAACCCTCGTCTTTCCACAGAACACGGCCGGATCACTGAACTTCTCAATCCTGGAGATGTCTTGTTTGATGTTTTTGCTGGGGTTGGGCCCTTTGCCATTCCAGCAGCAAGGAAAAACTGCACCGTATTTGCCAATGATCTCAATCCTGAGTCTCACAAATGGCTGTTGCACAACTGTAAACTAAATAAAGTTGACCAAAAAGTGAAAGTCTTTAACATGGATGGAAAAGACTTCCTCCAGGGACCAGTCAGAGAAGAACTGATGCTTCGGCTCGGACCGTCGGCCGAAGCAAAACCCTCTGTCCACTTCGTCATGAACTTGCCCGCAAAGGCGATAGAATTTCTCAGTGTTTTCAAGTCCCTTCTAGATGGGCAGCCGTGCAGCAGTGAGCGCCTCCCAACAGTGCACTGTTACTGTTTCTCCAAAGATGCCAATCCTGCTAAGGATGTTTGTCAGCAAGCTGGAGCTGTGTTAGGCATTTCCTTGGAGGAGAGTAGTTCAGTTCACCTTGTGAGAAATGTGGCCCCTAACAAGGAAATGCTGTGCATCACCTTCCAGATTCCTGCTGCTACACTCTACGGGAACCGGGCCCTGAGTCTAG AGAATTTCGAAGAGCCATCTCTTAAACGGCAGAGGACAGATGATTCCTTCTCAGAACCACAAATTACATCAAATTCTTAG
- the Trmt5 gene encoding tRNA (guanine(37)-N1)-methyltransferase isoform X1: MRILWKPFGFSRRLLQGAWCHPSESVSLSALTRRTLVPRLRKTPSIFWLGQRQGFSAMPEIEASVKDTELFSPPSKVRGMTELDRTAFKKTVSIPVLKVRKEVVNRLMRALKRVALQRPGIKRVIEDPDDGDTRLIMLDPFKMLTVDSFEKTELGVLEELAVNPQLSEYNLELTYENFKSEEILRAVLPEGQDVTSGFSRVGHIAHLNLRDHQLPFKHLIGQVMIDKNPGITSAVNKTSNIDNTYRNFQMEVLSGEENMLTKVRENNYTYEFDFSKVYWNPRLSTEHGRITELLNPGDVLFDVFAGVGPFAIPAARKNCTVFANDLNPESHKWLLHNCKLNKVDQKVKVFNMDGKDFLQGPVREELMLRLGPSAEAKPSVHFVMNLPAKAIEFLSVFKSLLDGQPCSSERLPTVHCYCFSKDANPAKDVCQQAGAVLGISLEESSSVHLVRNVAPNKEMLCITFQIPAATLYGNRALSLENFEEPSLKRQRTDDSFSEPQITSNS, encoded by the exons ATGAG AATCTTATGGAAGCCATTCGGATTCTCAAGAAGACTTCTGCAAGGAGCATGGTGTCACCCCAGTGAATCAGTATCTCTGTCTGCACTGACAAGGAGGACGTTGGTACCGAGACTTAGGAAAACACCTAGCATTTTTTGGTTGGGTCAAAGACAAGGATTCTCGGCCATGCCAGAAATAGAAGCAAGTGTGAAAGATACTGAACTATTTTCCCCACCCTCTAAGGTGCGAGGAATGACAGAACTTGATAGAACAGCTTTTAAAAAGACGGTGTCCATCCCAGTGCTCAAAGTGAGAAAAGAAGTAGTCAACAGGTTGATGCGCGCCCTCAAGAGGGTGGCTCTGCAGCGTCCGGGCATAAAGCGTGTCATTGAAGACCCTGATGATGGAGATACTAGACTGATCATGTTGGATCCCTTCAAAATGCTGACCGTTGATTCCTTTGAGAAAACAGAACTCGGTGTTTTAGAAGAACTTGCTGTCAATCCACAGCTGTCCGAATACAATTTGGAGCTAACTTACGAGAATTTTAAATCAGAGGAAATTTTGAGAGCTGTGCTTCCCGAGGGTCAAGACGTGACCTCGGGGTTCAGCAGGGTTGGACACATTGCACACCTGAATCTCCGAGATCATCAGCTCCCGTTCAAGCATTTGATTG GTCAAGTTATGATTGACAAAAACCCAGGAATCACCTCTGCAGTAAATAAAACCAGCAATATTGACAATACATACCGAAATTTCCAAATGGAGGTGTTGTCTGGAGAGGAGAATATGCTGACCAAG GTTCGAGAAAACAACTACACGTACGAGTTCGATTTCTCCAAAGTCTATTGGAACCCTCGTCTTTCCACAGAACACGGCCGGATCACTGAACTTCTCAATCCTGGAGATGTCTTGTTTGATGTTTTTGCTGGGGTTGGGCCCTTTGCCATTCCAGCAGCAAGGAAAAACTGCACCGTATTTGCCAATGATCTCAATCCTGAGTCTCACAAATGGCTGTTGCACAACTGTAAACTAAATAAAGTTGACCAAAAAGTGAAAGTCTTTAACATGGATGGAAAAGACTTCCTCCAGGGACCAGTCAGAGAAGAACTGATGCTTCGGCTCGGACCGTCGGCCGAAGCAAAACCCTCTGTCCACTTCGTCATGAACTTGCCCGCAAAGGCGATAGAATTTCTCAGTGTTTTCAAGTCCCTTCTAGATGGGCAGCCGTGCAGCAGTGAGCGCCTCCCAACAGTGCACTGTTACTGTTTCTCCAAAGATGCCAATCCTGCTAAGGATGTTTGTCAGCAAGCTGGAGCTGTGTTAGGCATTTCCTTGGAGGAGAGTAGTTCAGTTCACCTTGTGAGAAATGTGGCCCCTAACAAGGAAATGCTGTGCATCACCTTCCAGATTCCTGCTGCTACACTCTACGGGAACCGGGCCCTGAGTCTAG AGAATTTCGAAGAGCCATCTCTTAAACGGCAGAGGACAGATGATTCCTTCTCAGAACCACAAATTACATCAAATTCTTAG